In Silene latifolia isolate original U9 population chromosome 6, ASM4854445v1, whole genome shotgun sequence, the genomic window AGATTTCTCACGTATGAGTTAAGTCACGTTTCTTGATGCGATGGGTCTGGATACTAATAGGTGATGCCATTGTGCAAAATGGGGCAACGAGTATCGTGGGGCAGTGCATCATTCAGCTTGCATTAATTCAAGGTGTCCATAGCATCAATATAATTAGAGACAGGTACTAATTTAATTTGTCAAAATCAAGCTATTTGGTTTGAAGCATGAACGACATACAAATTTTTAAATTAAGCATACTTTTAGTGGTTTGAAATGTTTAGTGCATAAGTGCATAACATTTTCCCTCTGATTCAGACCTGGAGCAGATGAAGCAAAAGAAAATCTTAAGAAGCTTGGAGCTGATCAAGTTTTTACTGAAAGTCAACTAAATTTGAAGAACGTGAAAGATATGCTGGTATTATAGCCCATGTCATTTTAGTCATTAAGGCCTCTACAGCGTTCCATTAGAAGTTCTACTTCTATCCCCTTTTGATTGCGAGATCATCATTTTTTGGGTGCATTGGCTTGATAGGGGGGCTTGCCAGAACCAGCATTGGGATTCAACTGTGTCGGTGGCAATGCTGCTTCTCTGGTTCTTAAATTTTTAAGGTAGATAAACATAGCTTCTTGGATAGTTGGATGTATCATTCCTTCATATTACGCATATCCTTAAAATCATTTGATTTGTATACTTTTGGCAGAAACGGAGGGACTATGGTCACATATGGTGGAATGGCTAAGAAGCCTGTTACCGTGTCTACTTCGTCGTTTATCTTCAAGGTAGTTTATTATACTTCTCAGTTTTCCTGTCTGTGGATGGGTATCCCATCAAGTACGTATTATTAAGTTTCAGTAGAGCATCATGACATTAACCTTTGAAATACTTGTTTGGTAAGAGGTAGTAAATCAGCGCACATCAACGGacttatattttattttggtGGTCCTTGCCTCGATGTAAATGGATCTATATGACTGCCATTGCCGCTCTTTTatttatcttcacatttacactactACTTACTATTGGGGTTTCAGGAGGACAAATTCTTTTTACCACTTTCCTCCCTTGTTGATTTAATTCATTGTTGTTCCCTTATCTGGTTGGTTCTATGAATGTTACTTTAGGGCCGGTTATTGTATTGTTAGTCTTAGGCGAGTATTTTCATTCAATGGATACAAGACCTCGCTATTCTTCGACTTTGGGATATGATCGATTAAAGTAATTGCTTTACATAACTCTCAAGTGTCTGAACTTCATATTAGCAACAAATAATGCCTCAGTAGAGGCATTGCCTTAATCACTTATGGTATGCAAGCGCATTGGTATGTGTCATTTGACAATGAAATCCATTTGTTTCATGCATTGTAGGACCTCTCGTTGAAGGGTTTCTGGCTTCAGAAATTGATGAGTACAGATAAAGCAAGTGAATGCAAAAATATGATTGATGAGCTTCTAAATCTAATGCGTGATGGGAAGATAAAATATGAGTAAGTtctctttaagaaaacaaaatgCTTCTGTGTTATGTGAACCTATAGCTGCATTGCTGGTGTGAATCATGTTAAAATGCTGCTAATATATTCATCTGAAACAGTACTTCTTCTTATTCACTATACTGTTCCTCTATAGCAGTATAAATGCTGAAaattttgatttcttttgatttacTACAAAAATATTTGCATTTGTTATAAAGTTGGGTCAGAGTGTCGTCTTGGAGACTGCGGAAAGTCAAAGGAAACATTATAGTGAAGAGGAGGGAACATATGATATGATACTGGAGCAAAAACGAAAAGTGCAAATTAACTCGCAATTAGGAAATTCGACAAAAATGAGTGTAAATTTGTCAATCAAGAAACCCTTGCATACTTTCCACGACATCCGGGCACAGAAGTGTAGCACGACGATTGAAGGGGATATCCAACGTTTCACTCTCCCTTTTGTCTTTCATTTtacccttttctattttttttccgcATTtggaggtgtgcgttcacccatagatggttctaaaggatgattcatgtcagccgaccccaaatcattttgggattaaggctctgatgttgttgtttatAGAATgtgatttatttttatgttgGCTGTCACAATGGTACAGTAACTCTCCGTTACAGGAGCTTGAGACCTGCATGAATGTCATAAAGACACCCACAAAGTCACTGGCAGAGTTATCCAGTTTTTTCTGCCGTCAATCATATTTTCATTTTCCTAAAATTTCAtcttgaagaaaaagaaaaaaacatgTCCAGATCTCTAAATATGGCATTTCAGCAAGTTAGTGGATTTTCCAACTTAAATAGTTGGGTGCTTGATATCGGTAAAGTTGCATCTTATTGGCTTGGCTTACTTAATGCAGGATGGAACTTGTTCCTTTCAATGACTTTCATTCTGCTTTGGATAAGGCTCTTGGAAAACAAGGAAGCCGACCGAAACAAGTCCTCACTTTCTGATAAGGTGAAGGTGTTTTTGAAGTTATTCGCTTGCAAGTGTGTCCCTTTGGCGGTTGGGCGTTTACACCAAGAGTTAACTAAACTTGACGCATAGTTGCGCAAATACTGAGTATCATGTTGTCTCTTCTTGATATGTATTCTCTTTGGGTGCCTAGGTGGTGTATGACATTCGTAATTAGGCATTAGGCATATTATAGTTTCCATGAGCTGCTTGGCTTTGCCTCGTGTTATATCCCTTTGAATTCGATATTACTAGAGTACTCCGTATTACAAAGCTCAATGGTGTTCGAATCAAATAAGGTCGCCTTAAaatttggaaggatctatttcaaTGTAGTAGACAGTTCTAATTTTATGAAAACATCTCTGTATAGTTATTTGCTAACTACTCCGTAGACACTTAAGGTTGTTTACTTTCGATCCAGTAAACTAACCACTGGGTAGTGTTTGTATTGTGGGATGTTGCATAGAGATTCAAACCCTGCACCTTAGAAACTGATACTTAAGCATTGTTTTTTTGAAAGATTTtaggtgtgtttttttttttaagatttagaAAGGCCATGATTTTAAACAAAATTTGGGACAAGTATCCGAGGTTTTGGAGTTGACTACTAAGCTTCTTATGTGCAAGACGAGATGAGTAGGTTTATCATAGGGATCCCTTGATTTAAAGAGTAGTCGGATCATCACAAGGTCTCCTAGGCGATACTGAACCTTATACTTGTGCTAGAAATACAGTTACACAGTTTTTTTTATGAGTGACCGTAACAGAAATTGTGTTGAGAATAAGGAACAAACAATTTTAAAGTAATGGTATATCCGTATACAACTATATATATCAAGTTCAATGCGAGGGAAGAAACAACTTGACTAATGCAACTAAATGTTTGCCTCTCCATTGGCATGGAGATCATCTTCTCCAAGTTCATCGCCTTCCTCCCATAATTTGCTCTTTCACTAAGGTTAGTAGTTGAACAAAGTTTTCTTCTTGTGCTACCTGAATGATAGATCTGTTTAAACACGGTAACAATCAGATTAAAAACTCAGAAGCTGAATAACTGGGTTCTACTTCCGAAAACAGTAAAACCAGTATCATATGAGTGGTAATAACCAACAACTGCGAAGAGAAAACAACTCCTAAGCTATCAACTTATACAAACGTGGGAATCCATCTCGAAGAGTAAAGATACTCCAACAAAACCCATGGTAATCATGGTAAATACAGTCTAAATTGGATTTGAACCAAACATCTTTGATACAATCTCTCGGAATTTTGTTGTTATAATTCCATGATGACTGTGGTGTTGTAAATTTGTTGGTGGTAAACCTAACTTCTCCAAGTATCTAGAACAATtataatttttatacaaaatcctAGCATGTCAAGGCGGAATGTCTCTGGTCCTATCTATCATTGGTGTGAAAGGGAGGTGTTAAGCAAATATCTGAAATCCAGTGAACCGATTACTGAGATGAAAGCTACGAGGTATTCACATCTTTTTGAGGGCCAAGCAGCCATGATAGAATACGTTGAATCTGGTAAAGTAAAGGTAGCAGCTAAGATTTGTACAGGTTTTCCAGCCTTTGAATTCCACTTTGGATCTCCCGCACATGAGGCTTTCCCAAAAGATCTAGTGATTGCTGCAGCACCCTCTAGTAAGAAAGAGGCTAACTCGATAGCTCAACACCTTTCATTCTTGGTACGGGCATAAAAATACAAGATTAACAGCCTAACCTAATATGTGTATTAGTATACTTAAAACTGTACAATGATTTCATCGTCAAAGCTCCTTGGCTCTATTCTTACCAATCAG contains:
- the LOC141587170 gene encoding enoyl-[acyl-carrier-protein] reductase, mitochondrial-like, translating into MAAIKLGALSALIGRSSRNNCVRAFSTVMSPPSKAVVYDQHGAPDKVTRLVEIAPVQVKENDVCVKMLAAPINPSDINRIEGVYPVRPQPPAVGGYEGVGQVYAVGNAVNSLSPGDLVIPFPPSFGTWQSYIVKDQSVWHKINKDTPKEYAATVTVNPLTAFAMLQDFVRLHPGDAIVQNGATSIVGQCIIQLALIQGVHSINIIRDRPGADEAKENLKKLGADQVFTESQLNLKNVKDMLGGLPEPALGFNCVGGNAASLVLKFLRNGGTMVTYGGMAKKPVTVSTSSFIFKDLSLKGFWLQKLMSTDKASECKNMIDELLNLMRDGKIKYEMELVPFNDFHSALDKALGKQGSRPKQVLTF